Proteins encoded within one genomic window of Methanosarcina barkeri str. Wiesmoor:
- a CDS encoding coiled-coil protein — translation MTNDVSSTEIATADLSNLNERELKGKVNELRSKIEKSERQLASIFKELKINRTDIDELKEKRDSLNHQVKERVAKAQELRDKRDEINKEIREYKGKRSDVNSKTQELFSGIAGLKEQRDKYNKCSHGSVESLTKAYEAELDAFFNKELPLAVEIKIFQKLNDLNKRLQAAKKANALHTQIQESYKESKGIHKRGDELHEKIQALSDESQTCHLEMLENFKSADEIRKEANTYHAQLTDKITNINSIKEKIDPLKTSIANNRKELSSYLDRLKDLQLTKEEHKVNQKHSDAREKLQKNARMSLEDLKLLIEKGDVKFSNE, via the coding sequence ATGACCAACGACGTTTCAAGCACAGAAATTGCAACGGCCGACCTTTCAAACCTTAACGAACGGGAGCTGAAGGGCAAGGTTAACGAGCTCAGGAGCAAGATAGAGAAAAGCGAAAGGCAGTTGGCATCGATTTTTAAGGAACTGAAGATTAACAGGACCGATATCGACGAGCTGAAAGAAAAGAGAGACTCTCTGAACCATCAGGTTAAGGAAAGGGTTGCAAAAGCACAGGAACTAAGAGACAAGCGGGATGAGATTAACAAAGAAATCAGGGAGTACAAGGGAAAAAGAAGTGATGTAAACTCAAAGACGCAAGAACTGTTTTCAGGAATTGCTGGACTCAAGGAACAGCGAGATAAATACAATAAATGTTCCCACGGAAGTGTGGAATCCCTCACAAAAGCTTATGAAGCCGAACTTGATGCTTTTTTTAATAAAGAGCTGCCTCTTGCAGTGGAAATAAAAATTTTCCAGAAACTGAATGACCTCAATAAACGCTTGCAAGCTGCAAAAAAGGCAAATGCACTGCATACACAAATCCAGGAAAGTTATAAAGAGTCAAAAGGAATCCATAAGAGAGGAGATGAACTCCATGAAAAGATCCAGGCCCTCTCAGACGAATCTCAAACCTGCCACCTAGAAATGCTCGAAAATTTTAAGTCTGCAGACGAAATCCGAAAAGAAGCAAATACATATCATGCCCAGCTTACGGATAAAATCACAAACATAAACTCAATTAAAGAAAAAATTGATCCGCTTAAGACCAGCATTGCTAATAACCGGAAGGAACTTTCCTCATATCTGGACAGGTTAAAAGACCTGCAGCTTACGAAAGAAGAGCATAAAGTAAACCAAAAACACAGCGACGCCCGCGAAAAACTTCAGAAAAATGCTCGTATGAGCCTTGAAGATCTTAAGCTCCTTATCGAGAAAGGGGACGTTAAATTCTCCAATGAGTAA
- a CDS encoding DUF424 domain-containing protein: MYIKIYKNGEHVLVAACDKEVLGKTLKHGNTVVEISRAFYEGEHVSEEKFKKALEEATTANLFGEKTIKFGIKCGLIDPDSVIIIDGVPHAQIFRV; this comes from the coding sequence ATGTATATAAAAATCTATAAAAATGGGGAGCATGTGCTTGTTGCGGCCTGCGATAAGGAAGTGCTCGGAAAGACCCTGAAACACGGCAATACAGTAGTGGAGATCAGCAGGGCCTTTTATGAAGGAGAACACGTTTCCGAAGAAAAATTCAAGAAAGCCCTTGAAGAAGCCACGACTGCAAATCTCTTTGGAGAAAAAACAATCAAGTTTGGTATAAAATGCGGGTTGATCGATCCAGATTCAGTAATAATAATTGATGGCGTACCTCACGCCCAGATCTTCAGGGTTTAA